In Chryseobacterium gotjawalense, the following are encoded in one genomic region:
- a CDS encoding polysaccharide deacetylase family protein, whose translation MKNILESVFVGLFLWAGCQPEPGKITAGMPLIAAPAKTALQKKVMADAATVLSRKEVPVLCYHNIKDFSASAGENTKVYSVKPAAFAEQMKALADAGYQTVLPEQLYNYLVFDGPLPEKPIMITFDDTREAQFSIGATEMKKYGFKGVFFIMTVSINRPGYMSKEEIKSLSDGGHVIGAHTWDHHMVTKYKGDDWVTQLVKPKAQLEEITGKPVTDFAYPNGVWNTAAIAEIKKSDYKMAYILSTKRDPADPLYTIRRMIVSGTWSTQGMMNAVHSSFH comes from the coding sequence ATGAAAAATATTCTTGAGTCCGTTTTTGTTGGGTTGTTTTTATGGGCCGGCTGTCAACCGGAACCCGGTAAAATAACTGCCGGGATGCCACTTATTGCCGCTCCCGCAAAAACCGCATTGCAAAAAAAAGTCATGGCCGATGCAGCGACTGTTCTGTCGAGAAAAGAAGTGCCTGTTTTATGCTATCATAATATAAAGGATTTCAGTGCCAGCGCGGGTGAAAACACAAAAGTATATAGCGTAAAACCTGCTGCTTTTGCAGAACAGATGAAAGCCTTGGCCGATGCGGGATACCAAACCGTTTTGCCGGAACAGCTGTATAATTATTTAGTTTTTGACGGCCCATTACCCGAAAAACCAATCATGATCACCTTTGATGATACGAGGGAAGCGCAGTTCAGTATTGGCGCTACCGAGATGAAGAAATACGGTTTCAAAGGCGTGTTTTTTATCATGACCGTTTCTATTAACCGTCCCGGATATATGAGCAAAGAGGAAATCAAAAGCTTATCGGACGGCGGCCATGTTATAGGCGCACATACCTGGGATCACCACATGGTCACTAAATACAAGGGAGACGACTGGGTTACACAACTAGTAAAACCAAAGGCTCAACTGGAGGAAATCACAGGTAAACCGGTAACGGATTTTGCTTATCCAAATGGAGTATGGAATACCGCAGCCATCGCTGAAATAAAAAAGAGTGATTATAAAATGGCTTATATCCTGTCTACCAAAAGAGATCCTGCAGATCCATTATACACCATCAGACGTATGATTGTTTCCGGAACCTGGTCAACACAAGGGATGATGAACGCTGTACATTCTTCTTTTCACTGA
- a CDS encoding GLPGLI family protein has product MKKYFPLFLLICNFFFAQNQRFSYEYQFVKDTLNKQEITKELMNLDITNEGSSFYSHDTHVSDSTMNTYFEKQIKTSGSMNVDMKMMSQRKGSVRYKIFKKYPDFKIAASIKMGMDSYQVSDDRKMVWTILPDQQKIGEFNAQKATTDFAGRKWVAWFSHELPFQDGPYKFHGLPGLIVKLEDLTKTHQFELVGISKFTPVAEKISEFGVKKKDIEISQKQYRKIYSEDRNDPAKVIKQALANGAVFQLTDQNGNNISTAEMIKNKEQGAKAKNAKDNNIIELDLLK; this is encoded by the coding sequence ATGAAAAAATACTTTCCCCTTTTCCTGTTAATCTGCAACTTCTTTTTTGCCCAAAATCAGCGTTTCAGTTATGAATATCAGTTCGTAAAAGATACCTTAAATAAACAGGAAATTACCAAAGAACTGATGAATCTTGATATCACCAATGAAGGCTCCAGTTTTTACAGTCACGACACGCATGTTTCAGATTCTACGATGAATACTTATTTTGAAAAGCAAATCAAAACTTCCGGCTCAATGAATGTTGATATGAAGATGATGTCGCAGAGAAAAGGAAGCGTGAGATATAAAATCTTTAAAAAATATCCTGATTTTAAAATAGCTGCATCCATCAAAATGGGAATGGATTCTTATCAGGTTTCTGATGACCGGAAAATGGTCTGGACTATTTTGCCTGATCAACAAAAAATCGGTGAATTCAATGCGCAAAAAGCCACTACAGACTTTGCCGGAAGAAAATGGGTGGCGTGGTTTTCTCATGAACTCCCTTTCCAGGATGGGCCTTACAAATTCCACGGTTTACCGGGATTAATTGTAAAACTTGAAGATCTCACAAAAACACATCAGTTTGAGTTAGTCGGTATTTCGAAGTTTACTCCTGTAGCAGAAAAAATTTCAGAATTTGGAGTGAAAAAGAAAGATATCGAAATCAGTCAAAAGCAGTACAGAAAGATCTATTCAGAAGACCGGAATGATCCTGCAAAAGTCATTAAGCAGGCATTGGCAAACGGAGCTGTTTTTCAACTGACTGATCAGAACGGAAACAATATCTCTACGGCAGAAATGATTAAAAACAAAGAGCAAGGTGCAAAAGCAAAAAATGCGAAAGACAATAATATCATTGAACTCGATCTGCTGAAATAA
- a CDS encoding DNA topoisomerase IV subunit B, translating to MSENNTVNYSEDNIRTLDWQEHIRLRPGMYIGKLGDGSSADDGIYILLKEIIDNSIDEFVMKSGKRIEIKIDDGKATIRDFGRGIPLGKVVDAVSKMNTGGKYDSKAFKKSVGLNGVGTKAVNALSEFFKVKSIRDGKMKIAQFSKGLITDDFAEADSNDRNGTEITFIPDTTIFTHFKFRKEYIEKMLKNYCYLNPGLKIVFNGETYFSENGLKDLLNEEIEGEIIYPIVHLKDEDIEVAITHSDKSQSETYFSFVNGQNTTQGGTHLNAFREAYVKTIREYFNKNFEAADIRKSIIAAVAIKVIEPVFESQTKTKLGSNEIEPGKETVRSFITNFLKNKLDNFLHQNQDIAEAIHRKIIISERERKELSGIQKLARERAKKVSVHNKKLRDCRQHYNDQKALRKAETMIFITEGDSASGSITKSRDVETQAVFSLKGKPLNCYGLTKRVVYENEEFNYLQAALNIEDSLEDLRYNHVIIATDADVDGMHIRLLMITFFLQFFPDLIKNGHLYILQTPLFRVRNKKETRYCYSEPERVKALQDLGKSPEITRFKGLGEISPDEFKHFIGKDIRLEPVVIGKDQTIDHLLEFYMGKNTPDRQLFILDNLVVEDPDIDKKEILEEAKP from the coding sequence ATGAGCGAAAACAATACGGTCAATTATTCCGAAGACAATATCAGAACCCTCGATTGGCAGGAACATATCCGGCTTCGACCGGGAATGTATATCGGTAAATTAGGCGACGGATCCTCGGCTGACGACGGAATCTATATTTTGCTCAAAGAAATCATCGATAACTCGATCGATGAATTCGTGATGAAATCCGGGAAAAGAATCGAAATAAAAATCGACGATGGTAAAGCAACTATTCGTGATTTTGGACGTGGAATTCCTTTAGGAAAAGTAGTTGACGCCGTTTCTAAAATGAATACCGGTGGAAAATACGATTCTAAAGCATTTAAAAAATCAGTCGGTTTAAATGGAGTAGGAACCAAGGCGGTTAATGCGCTTTCAGAGTTTTTCAAAGTAAAATCGATTCGCGATGGAAAAATGAAAATCGCTCAATTTTCAAAAGGATTAATTACTGACGATTTTGCTGAAGCAGATTCTAATGACCGAAACGGAACTGAAATTACTTTCATTCCCGACACTACTATTTTTACGCATTTTAAGTTTCGAAAAGAATATATCGAGAAAATGCTCAAAAACTATTGCTACCTGAATCCGGGTTTAAAAATAGTTTTTAATGGCGAAACGTATTTCTCAGAAAACGGGCTGAAAGATTTATTGAATGAGGAAATTGAAGGTGAAATTATCTATCCGATCGTTCATTTGAAAGATGAAGATATTGAAGTTGCGATTACGCATTCTGATAAATCACAGTCTGAAACTTATTTTTCTTTTGTCAACGGGCAAAATACCACGCAAGGTGGAACGCACTTAAATGCTTTCCGGGAAGCGTATGTAAAAACAATCCGGGAATATTTTAATAAAAACTTTGAAGCTGCCGATATCCGGAAATCGATTATTGCCGCGGTGGCCATCAAAGTCATTGAACCCGTTTTTGAATCTCAAACGAAAACGAAATTAGGTTCCAATGAAATTGAACCTGGAAAAGAAACGGTAAGATCTTTTATTACGAATTTCTTAAAGAATAAACTCGATAATTTCCTTCATCAAAATCAGGATATTGCCGAAGCGATTCACCGCAAAATCATCATTTCTGAAAGAGAAAGAAAAGAATTATCGGGAATTCAAAAGTTAGCCAGAGAAAGAGCGAAGAAAGTTTCGGTTCACAACAAAAAACTCCGCGATTGCAGACAGCATTACAACGACCAAAAAGCGCTGAGAAAGGCAGAAACCATGATCTTCATTACCGAGGGAGATTCTGCTTCGGGCTCGATTACCAAATCGCGTGATGTAGAAACACAGGCCGTTTTTTCATTGAAAGGAAAGCCTTTAAACTGTTATGGTTTAACCAAAAGAGTCGTGTACGAAAATGAAGAATTCAACTATTTACAGGCTGCTTTAAATATTGAAGATTCTTTGGAAGATTTACGGTACAATCATGTGATTATCGCCACCGATGCCGATGTTGATGGAATGCACATCCGGTTATTGATGATTACTTTTTTCCTTCAGTTTTTTCCTGATTTAATTAAGAACGGACATCTTTATATTTTGCAAACGCCATTATTCAGGGTTAGAAATAAGAAAGAAACCAGATATTGTTATTCAGAACCTGAACGGGTAAAAGCGCTGCAGGATTTAGGAAAAAGCCCAGAAATTACCCGATTTAAAGGGCTCGGGGAAATCTCTCCTGATGAGTTTAAGCATTTTATAGGGAAAGATATCCGGTTGGAACCGGTAGTTATCGGGAAAGACCAGACCATCGATCATTTACTGGAGTTTTATATGGGTAAAAACACGCCGGACCGGCAGTTATTTATTCTGGATAATCTGGTGGTAGAAGATCCCGATATCGATAAAAAAGAAATATTAGAAGAAGCTAAGCCGTAA
- the ychF gene encoding redox-regulated ATPase YchF: MKCGIVGLPNVGKSTLFNCLSNAKAQSANYPFCTIEPNIGTVSVPDERLFELEKLVKPERVLPAVVEIVDIAGLVKGASKGEGLGNKFLANIRECEAIIHVLRCFEDGNIIHVEGTVDPIRDKEIIDIELQLKDIETLAKAVEKAKKFIKSGKKDDVMTYETLLNLQKFVEEGNNAREFAMDDFSTSIISEVQLLTNKPVLYVCNVDENSIKNGNEWIAKIEEMAKRENAEVVVLAAQIEADINELDTFEEREMFLDELGLTEPGVNRLIRKAYDLLQLQTYFTAGVKEVRAWTIGKGWTAPQAAGVIHTDFEKGFIRAEVIKYEDFLKFGSEAKVKEAGKLSVEGKEYIVQDGDMMNFRFNV; this comes from the coding sequence ATGAAATGTGGAATCGTAGGTTTGCCCAATGTAGGTAAATCAACCCTTTTTAACTGTTTGAGCAATGCCAAAGCGCAGTCTGCCAATTACCCTTTCTGTACCATCGAACCCAATATCGGTACGGTTTCTGTGCCGGATGAGCGTTTGTTTGAACTGGAAAAATTAGTAAAACCCGAAAGAGTTTTACCGGCCGTAGTAGAAATCGTAGATATCGCAGGTTTGGTAAAAGGAGCAAGCAAAGGCGAAGGTTTAGGAAATAAATTCCTGGCAAATATCCGAGAATGTGAAGCGATTATTCACGTTTTAAGATGTTTCGAAGACGGAAATATTATTCATGTTGAAGGAACCGTAGATCCAATCCGTGATAAAGAAATTATCGATATCGAACTTCAGTTGAAAGACATTGAAACCCTGGCTAAAGCAGTGGAGAAAGCGAAAAAATTCATCAAGTCCGGTAAAAAGGATGATGTGATGACTTATGAAACACTTCTTAACCTTCAGAAATTTGTAGAGGAAGGGAACAATGCCCGCGAATTTGCAATGGATGATTTTTCTACTTCAATTATTTCCGAAGTTCAGCTGTTGACCAATAAACCGGTTCTTTATGTTTGTAATGTAGATGAAAATTCCATTAAAAACGGAAACGAATGGATTGCAAAAATCGAAGAAATGGCAAAAAGAGAAAATGCAGAAGTTGTCGTTTTGGCCGCTCAGATCGAAGCTGACATCAATGAACTGGATACTTTCGAAGAAAGAGAAATGTTCCTGGATGAATTGGGTTTAACGGAACCTGGTGTCAACAGATTGATCAGAAAAGCCTACGATTTATTACAGTTGCAGACTTATTTTACCGCAGGAGTAAAAGAAGTCCGTGCCTGGACCATCGGAAAAGGGTGGACCGCACCACAGGCAGCTGGAGTAATTCATACCGATTTTGAAAAAGGTTTTATCCGTGCAGAAGTCATTAAATATGAAGACTTCTTAAAATTCGGATCCGAAGCCAAAGTAAAAGAAGCCGGAAAACTATCTGTAGAAGGAAAAGAATATATTGTTCAGGATGGCGATATGATGAATTTTAGATTTAATGTGTAA
- a CDS encoding zinc-binding dehydrogenase: MKGWKFTKTHVPIELIEKPDPVAAPGEVVIDIKASGLCHSDVGALEDEGWMHIITAAPLIFGHECAGVISEVGQGVEGYKIGDRVGVAPIHPETGAAIGYQRDGGYATKLSVPAVQLVPMPAGVTFAQGAAATDAGMTSYHAIFRTGGAKAGMKIGIIGIGGLGQFGARAAIAEGAEVYAVDLSPEARELAMEMGCREVFDKVMDLEPVGCQLIVDFAGFGTTTAEAIEAIAPDGTVVQVGMGKLESTINTRTLILKRVTLRGSQGGDGQDIANVYRLMAEGKLDADLTEIKFEEVAEGLERLHKGGVKGRLVAIQD, translated from the coding sequence ATGAAAGGCTGGAAATTTACCAAAACACATGTGCCGATTGAACTGATCGAAAAACCCGACCCTGTAGCTGCACCCGGTGAGGTCGTCATCGACATTAAGGCTTCAGGACTCTGTCATTCCGATGTGGGAGCGCTTGAAGATGAAGGATGGATGCACATCATTACCGCTGCCCCGCTTATTTTCGGTCACGAATGTGCGGGCGTGATCTCTGAAGTCGGTCAGGGCGTTGAAGGCTACAAAATTGGCGACCGTGTTGGCGTTGCACCCATTCACCCTGAAACAGGAGCTGCAATAGGTTACCAGCGCGATGGCGGTTACGCGACAAAACTCTCGGTTCCGGCAGTGCAGCTGGTGCCAATGCCCGCCGGAGTCACTTTTGCCCAGGGAGCAGCGGCTACTGATGCAGGCATGACCTCTTACCACGCGATCTTCCGTACGGGAGGCGCAAAAGCCGGGATGAAAATCGGGATTATAGGAATTGGTGGACTCGGACAGTTCGGTGCACGCGCAGCCATTGCCGAAGGTGCCGAAGTTTACGCTGTAGATTTAAGTCCTGAAGCCCGCGAACTCGCCATGGAAATGGGCTGCAGGGAGGTTTTTGACAAGGTGATGGACCTCGAACCTGTGGGCTGTCAGCTGATTGTAGATTTTGCAGGTTTCGGAACCACCACCGCTGAAGCCATTGAAGCCATCGCACCCGACGGAACGGTGGTACAGGTGGGCATGGGCAAACTGGAATCGACCATCAATACCAGAACTTTAATCCTGAAAAGGGTAACCCTACGCGGCAGCCAGGGTGGCGACGGACAGGACATTGCGAATGTGTACCGCCTGATGGCAGAAGGGAAACTCGATGCCGATCTTACCGAAATAAAATTTGAGGAAGTGGCGGAAGGCCTCGAAAGACTGCACAAAGGCGGCGTAAAAGGCCGACTGGTTGCAATCCAGGACTGA
- a CDS encoding NADPH-dependent FMN reductase, which yields MDKKIAVLVGSLRKESFNRKIANELIRLAPKTLKMEMVEIGNLPLYNEDLDINPPKEWTDFREIIQNSDAILFVSPEYNRTIPGGLKNAIDVGSRPPGKSVWKGKSGAVVTVSPGATGGLGSNHNIRQAVVFLDIPMMQQPEAYIGKVHELLREDGKTVIEKTETFLRDYMLAFEKWVNLF from the coding sequence ATGGATAAGAAAATCGCAGTTTTAGTGGGCAGTTTGAGAAAAGAATCATTCAACAGAAAAATCGCCAATGAACTGATTCGCCTTGCTCCCAAAACTTTAAAAATGGAAATGGTAGAAATCGGTAATCTGCCACTCTATAATGAAGATTTAGATATAAATCCACCTAAAGAATGGACTGATTTCCGTGAAATCATTCAAAATTCAGATGCTATACTTTTCGTTTCGCCGGAATACAACCGGACGATTCCCGGAGGTTTGAAAAACGCCATTGATGTCGGTTCCCGACCGCCCGGCAAAAGTGTCTGGAAAGGAAAATCAGGTGCGGTAGTAACTGTTTCTCCGGGTGCTACAGGTGGTCTTGGCTCGAATCATAATATTCGCCAAGCCGTTGTTTTCCTGGATATTCCAATGATGCAACAACCGGAAGCTTATATCGGAAAAGTTCATGAATTATTACGGGAAGATGGAAAAACAGTCATCGAAAAAACGGAGACTTTTCTGAGAGATTATATGCTGGCTTTTGAGAAATGGGTGAACCTTTTTTAA
- a CDS encoding BlaI/MecI/CopY family transcriptional regulator, producing the protein MQISQLTKAEEQVMHYLWDLKKAFLKDVLEQFPEPKPHTNTVSTILKVLKEKDFVDYKVFGRQHEYFPLISKEKYSGKSMKSLVKNYFEGSYKNAVSFLVEKNQMSVEDLEMLLDELKNKD; encoded by the coding sequence ATGCAGATTTCTCAATTAACAAAAGCCGAAGAGCAGGTGATGCACTACCTTTGGGATTTGAAAAAAGCTTTTCTTAAAGACGTTCTCGAGCAGTTTCCGGAACCCAAACCGCACACCAATACCGTCTCTACCATTTTGAAAGTTTTAAAAGAAAAAGACTTCGTCGATTACAAAGTTTTCGGGAGACAACATGAATATTTCCCGTTGATTTCCAAAGAAAAATACAGCGGAAAATCGATGAAAAGTCTGGTGAAAAATTATTTTGAAGGTTCTTATAAAAACGCCGTTTCTTTTCTGGTGGAGAAAAACCAAATGAGCGTTGAAGACCTCGAAATGTTACTCGATGAACTTAAAAACAAAGACTGA
- a CDS encoding M56 family metallopeptidase, protein MEALFFYFGKVILCSGVTFLYYRLFLKDRTFHHYNRFYLLAAVLISLLLPLLKVSYFTLEVNSNMYLLINRLQNLSSPDNSNDDFNYFQICAFLTGLVTFFFLTKLTVGLAKIHLFKKKYTKENFEGISFYQTDLVEAPFSYFKNLFWKNSIAIHSDLGRQILKHEMVHIEQRHSWDKIFIEIITALFWFNPFIYLIKKEINLIHEYLADKKAVTNSDTKAFAQMLLASHFSGKEFQATSPFLSSNLKKRLTMLKKSKTKFSYARRILALPLLFTLAFMYLVNAKNKEIAATNQEITDYVSTLKKDTIPPPPPPPAPVNEEPPGLQEIEKQLQIKEKELKPMNEAITKKSEEAQKLSAEMQLKNKELEKLVKNNDFNSPKFKKLEKEMNALGDKMNLIFESEDFKNSMKNLDFNQAEMDKLYSKINQYYNSDEFKLKIKDAEARAKEAEKMVNSPAFKRKIKAAEKQALQAEKKINSPEFKKRIEEAEKRANEAADKVVNSVELKKRIQEAEETAKLAAENGNSKIIILNSNGKKGNSDADNIQIFIDGKTVTKAEMENLSPDRIEKMEVNKKGYNGTKSGEIHITTKK, encoded by the coding sequence ATGGAAGCGCTGTTTTTTTATTTCGGGAAAGTTATTTTATGTTCCGGTGTAACATTTCTGTACTATCGGTTGTTTCTTAAAGACAGGACTTTTCATCATTACAACCGGTTTTATTTGCTCGCCGCGGTGCTGATCAGTCTGTTGCTGCCTTTACTGAAAGTGAGTTATTTTACACTTGAAGTAAACAGCAATATGTATTTATTAATTAATCGCTTACAAAATTTAAGTTCACCTGATAATTCAAACGATGATTTCAATTATTTTCAAATTTGCGCTTTTCTTACTGGACTGGTTACTTTCTTTTTTCTAACGAAATTAACCGTTGGACTGGCTAAAATTCACCTTTTTAAAAAGAAATACACCAAAGAAAATTTCGAAGGTATCAGCTTTTATCAGACCGATTTGGTGGAAGCTCCATTCTCCTATTTCAAAAATTTATTCTGGAAAAACTCGATTGCCATTCATTCGGATTTAGGACGGCAAATATTGAAGCACGAAATGGTTCACATCGAGCAGAGACATTCCTGGGACAAAATTTTTATAGAAATCATTACTGCCCTCTTCTGGTTTAATCCTTTCATTTATTTGATTAAAAAAGAAATCAATTTAATACACGAATATCTGGCTGATAAAAAAGCCGTAACAAATTCGGACACAAAAGCATTTGCGCAGATGCTTTTAGCCAGTCACTTTTCCGGAAAAGAGTTTCAGGCGACCAGTCCGTTTCTTAGTTCTAACCTCAAAAAAAGATTAACAATGCTAAAAAAATCAAAAACAAAATTCAGTTATGCGCGGCGGATTCTAGCGTTGCCATTATTGTTTACGCTCGCATTTATGTATTTGGTGAATGCGAAAAATAAAGAGATTGCAGCCACCAATCAGGAAATAACAGATTATGTCTCCACTCTTAAAAAAGATACCATTCCGCCGCCTCCACCTCCGCCGGCACCCGTTAATGAAGAGCCACCCGGTCTTCAGGAAATAGAAAAGCAGCTTCAGATTAAAGAGAAAGAACTGAAGCCGATGAACGAGGCAATCACCAAAAAAAGCGAAGAAGCGCAAAAACTCAGTGCAGAAATGCAGCTTAAAAATAAGGAGTTAGAAAAACTGGTAAAGAACAACGATTTTAACAGCCCTAAATTCAAAAAGCTTGAAAAAGAAATGAATGCACTGGGGGACAAAATGAATCTGATCTTCGAAAGCGAAGACTTCAAAAATTCCATGAAAAACCTGGATTTCAATCAGGCAGAAATGGATAAACTCTATTCCAAGATTAATCAATACTACAATTCTGATGAGTTTAAACTCAAAATAAAAGACGCAGAAGCCCGCGCAAAAGAAGCAGAAAAAATGGTGAATTCTCCTGCATTTAAAAGGAAAATTAAAGCAGCAGAAAAACAGGCTTTACAGGCTGAGAAAAAAATAAATTCTCCGGAGTTTAAAAAAAGAATTGAAGAAGCCGAAAAACGCGCGAACGAAGCTGCAGATAAAGTAGTGAATTCCGTAGAATTAAAAAAGAGAATTCAGGAGGCTGAAGAAACCGCAAAGCTGGCTGCCGAAAACGGAAATTCGAAAATCATCATTTTGAACAGCAACGGAAAAAAAGGCAATTCAGATGCTGATAATATCCAGATTTTTATCGACGGAAAAACTGTAACCAAAGCAGAAATGGAGAATTTATCTCCAGACAGAATCGAAAAAATGGAAGTGAATAAAAAAGGTTACAACGGCACTAAATCGGGAGAAATCCATATCACTACAAAGAAATAA
- the typA gene encoding translational GTPase TypA: MQNIRNIAIIAHVDHGKTTLVDKIIHATSVFRENQADSGDLIMDNNDLERERGITILSKNISVMYKGTKINVIDTPGHADFGGEVERVLKMADGVLLLVDAFEGPMPQTRFVLHKALELGLKPIVVINKVDKPNCRPDEVHDKVFDLFFNLEATEEQLDFPTFYGSSKQGWFNTSLEPAEDITPLLDGIIQYVPEPETYEGSLQMQITSLDFSSFLGRIAIGKIRRNSIKEGQTIGLAQEDGKVIRGKVKELYVFEGLGKKKVQEVQAGDICAIVGFDKFQIGDSFVDLENPEPLPRTAIDEPTLNMTFSINNSPFFGKDGKYVTSNHLKERLYKELEKNLALKVEPTEDANTFLVFGRGILHLSVLIETMRREGYEMTIGQPQVILREIDGVKCEPYESMVVDVPEEFASRVIDLATQRKGDLHIMETKGEMQHMEFEIPSRGLIGLRSQMLTATAGEAIMAHRFVDYKPFKGAIPGRQVGVLVSKGQGPATEYSIAKLQDRGKFFVDPGEEIYEGMIIGEQNKPGDLVVNIVEAKQLNNMRASGKDKDGSIAPKQLFSLEECMEYIQGDEAIEVTPNFIRMRKKILSENERKRIERGAKG; encoded by the coding sequence ATGCAAAACATTAGAAATATCGCAATTATTGCGCACGTTGACCACGGTAAAACGACTTTGGTTGACAAAATCATCCACGCAACCAGTGTTTTCCGTGAAAATCAGGCAGATTCAGGTGATCTGATCATGGACAACAATGATTTGGAACGTGAAAGAGGAATTACGATTTTATCGAAAAATATTTCGGTAATGTACAAAGGCACCAAAATTAATGTAATTGATACGCCTGGTCACGCCGATTTCGGTGGTGAAGTAGAAAGAGTTCTGAAAATGGCCGACGGAGTTTTACTTTTAGTAGATGCTTTTGAAGGACCGATGCCTCAGACCCGTTTTGTATTACACAAAGCATTGGAATTAGGGTTGAAGCCTATCGTGGTGATCAACAAAGTAGACAAACCAAACTGTCGTCCTGATGAAGTTCACGATAAAGTTTTTGATTTGTTCTTTAACTTGGAAGCAACAGAAGAGCAACTGGATTTCCCAACCTTCTATGGTTCATCTAAACAGGGTTGGTTCAACACGAGTTTAGAGCCTGCAGAAGATATTACACCGCTATTAGACGGGATCATTCAATATGTACCGGAACCGGAAACTTATGAAGGAAGCCTGCAAATGCAGATTACTTCATTGGATTTTTCTTCTTTCTTAGGGAGAATCGCTATCGGAAAAATCAGAAGAAATTCTATTAAAGAAGGTCAGACAATCGGTTTAGCACAGGAAGACGGTAAAGTTATCAGAGGTAAAGTAAAAGAATTATACGTTTTCGAAGGTTTAGGTAAAAAGAAAGTTCAGGAAGTTCAGGCCGGAGATATCTGTGCGATTGTTGGATTTGATAAATTTCAGATTGGCGATTCATTCGTAGATCTGGAAAATCCGGAACCATTGCCAAGAACTGCAATTGATGAACCGACTTTGAACATGACGTTCTCGATTAACAACTCTCCTTTCTTCGGAAAAGATGGTAAATATGTAACTTCAAATCACCTGAAAGAAAGGTTGTACAAGGAGTTAGAGAAAAACTTAGCCCTTAAAGTTGAACCTACTGAAGACGCGAATACATTCCTGGTATTCGGTAGAGGTATTCTTCACCTTTCTGTTTTGATCGAAACGATGAGAAGAGAAGGTTATGAAATGACGATTGGTCAGCCACAGGTTATCTTGAGAGAAATCGACGGAGTAAAATGTGAGCCTTATGAATCAATGGTGGTTGATGTACCTGAAGAATTTGCTTCAAGAGTAATCGATTTGGCTACTCAGAGAAAAGGAGATCTTCACATCATGGAAACCAAAGGTGAAATGCAGCACATGGAATTCGAAATTCCTTCAAGAGGATTGATCGGATTGCGTTCTCAAATGTTGACCGCTACAGCTGGTGAAGCGATTATGGCACACCGTTTTGTTGATTACAAGCCTTTCAAAGGAGCAATCCCTGGAAGACAGGTTGGTGTTTTGGTAAGTAAAGGTCAGGGACCGGCTACTGAATATTCCATCGCAAAACTTCAGGACAGAGGTAAATTCTTTGTTGATCCGGGTGAGGAAATCTACGAAGGTATGATCATCGGTGAGCAGAACAAACCGGGAGATTTGGTGGTAAACATCGTTGAAGCAAAACAGCTGAACAACATGCGTGCATCAGGAAAAGATAAAGACGGAAGCATCGCTCCAAAGCAACTGTTCTCTCTGGAAGAATGTATGGAATACATCCAGGGTGACGAAGCGATCGAGGTAACTCCAAACTTCATCAGAATGCGTAAAAAAATTCTTTCTGAAAACGAAAGAAAACGTATTGAAAGAGGCGCAAAAGGATAA
- a CDS encoding YdcH family protein gives MENHNLTHEFPELEDKINVLKLNDEIFKKMYVNYEEVNALIQHYEEGEQNHTTDEHLTALRKKRVHLKDDVYSYLKQN, from the coding sequence ATGGAAAATCACAACCTTACCCACGAATTCCCTGAACTGGAAGATAAAATCAATGTGCTTAAGCTGAATGATGAAATCTTCAAAAAAATGTATGTGAATTATGAAGAAGTAAATGCCCTCATTCAGCATTACGAAGAAGGCGAACAGAATCATACAACCGATGAACATTTAACAGCATTGCGCAAAAAAAGAGTTCATTTAAAAGATGATGTGTACTCCTATTTAAAACAGAATTAA